Sequence from the Synergistaceae bacterium genome:
AGTCCGCCTGCTGTTGACTCTTTGATGTACGGCTCAATAGAAATATTTTCCCTGCACGTGAAATTTTTTGCGAAGCCTAATTTACGCCTGTCCTCCGTGAGCATTCCGATTCCCTGCTTGATTGCCGCGTAGGGTTCGTGAATGTCAAGCTCCTTGCCCCGCAAGAAGACCTGCCCCGCGCTTTTCGGCACAGCTCCGAAAACGGCCTCCATTGTCTCAGTGCGTCCTGCACCAACAAGCCCTGCGAATCCGAGAATTTCCCCCTCGTGAAGCTGGAACGATACATTTCTGCAAGTCCCATCGGAGCGCGTTATGTTCCTTGCCTCGAATATCACGGGATTTTTCACAAGCTCGTCCGCTGTCTTGTCCGCGAAATATGTACCCTTTATTTCACGCCCTACCATCAATTTTATGATGTCATCAAGCGAGAGAGAGTCCGCCGGGTAAGTGCCGACATATGTCCCGTCTTTGAGGACTGTTATTCGGTCGCCGATGGCTTTAAGCTCCTTCATTTTGTGGGAGATGTAGACGATCCCGCAGCCCTTTGCTTTAAGCTCGCGGATTAATCCGTGGAGGCGGTCAACTTCTGAGGTTGTGAGAGATGTTGTAGGCTCATCGAGAACGATTACCCTTGCGCCGGAGACGAGAGCCTTTGCGATTTCGCAGAGCTGTTTTTCCGGGACTGCGAGATCCCCGACAAGGGTTGCGGGGTCATGGCGTATTCCGACTTGTTCGAGGACGGATTTTGCGCGGTCTTCCATTGCTTTGAAATCAACAACGGGAATGCCGAGAAATTTTTTCTCCGGGAGTTTTCCGACAAAGAGATTCTCAAGAATTGACAGCTCATTTATCACGCTCAACTCCTGATACACAATCGCTATTCCTTCTTCAACTGAAGTTTTTGTTGACAGCTGTGTGTATTCATGGCCGTTGCAGATAATTTTTCCTGAAGTCGGCTGATAGACTCCCGAAAGAATCTTCATGAGGGTAGATTTTCCCGCGCCATTTTCGCCGACAAGCACATGAACTTCACCGGGCATAATGTCGAAGCTGATACCGTCAAGAGCTTTTACGCCGGGAAAAGTTTTCGTGATGCCGATCATACGAATTAAAGGCTCCACAATATTGACTCCTCCTTCTGATTTTGATGACGTGGAAATGAGGAAATATTTTTATTATTTGGGTTTCTGTAATATAATTTAGCGGAAAAATTTTGTCAATATTATTCATTTCCCAATAACAAAAATTTCATAAGGGGGTAAGTTGTTCCATGAAGTATGGAATCTATGCGCCGTATTGGACTCATGAATGGACATCCGACTACGAATACTACATCCCGAAAGTTAAGCGTCTCGGCTTTGACATCCTCGAAATTTCCTGCGCCGCGTTCATGGAGAAGTACACGACAGAAGCGAAAATGTTAGACCTGCGGAAATGCGCCGAGGACAACGGAGTCATTCTTACGTCAGGTTACGGCCCGACACAGCAGCAGAATATCTGCTCAACCGATCCCGAAATCGTCAAACGCGCAATGGCTTTCTTCCGGGAGCTTCTGCCGAAACTCAAGGTCATGAACATTCACATTCTCGGAGGCGGACTCTATTCCTATTGGCCGCTTGATATGAGTCTCCCGATGGACAAGGAACGAGATTTAGAGGTCTCAATCCGTAACATGAAGGAGCTTGCGAAAGTCGCGGAAGACTGCGAGGTTACATTAGGGATGGAAGTCCTTAACCGCTTTGAAGGCTACATGATTAACACGTGCGAGGAGTGCAAGAAATATATTGACGCAGTAGGAAGCCCCCGCGTGAAAATCATGCTTGACACTTTCCACATGAATATCGAGGAAGACAACATGGCCGCGGCGGTTCGTTCTGCGGGAAAAGATTTATGTCATCTCCATTTGGGTGAACAGAATCGCAGAGTCCCCGGAAAAGGTACGATAGACTGGGCGGCACTCGGTCAGGCATTACGCGACATCAATTATCAGGGCGCGGCAGTGATGGAGCCTTTTGTGCTTTCGGGCGGGACAATCGGAAAAGAGATTCGCGTGTGGCGTGATTTAGTACCTAACGCAACGGAAGAAATGTTAGACCGAGACGCAGAAGGCGCAGTAAGATTCGTGCGTCATGTATTCGGGCTGTAAAGGGATAAATTTCCCGTGAAGCAAAATTCTATCATCGGAGGAATCATCAGCATGAAGAAAGTATTATCGGCGTTGCTTGTTGTTGCGGTGTTGTGTTCCGTGTCATTCGCGGCGGAACTTCCGAAAGGCTATCAGGTCAAGAACGGCTATAATCCGGCGGATTTCGTCTCAAAGAAAAATCCCTCAGAGTTTCGCATGGCCGTCATCGTGAAGGGAGTCGCGGACTGGTTCTCACGTCTTGAAGTCGGCGTAACGAAATTCGCAAAAGATTTCGGCGTTGACGCAAAAGTCCAGTTCCCGGCGACAACTGACGCGGCTTCACAGCTTGAGATTATCGACTCACTTCTCACACAGAATTATGACGCGATAATAGTCGTCCCGAATGACTCCAGCGCGTTAGAGGAATCACTCGGCAACGCATTAGCTCACAAAATCGTCGTCATCGGTCATGAAGCGTCGAACCTCGTCAACTGTCTGTATGATACTGAGGCTTTCAACACGTCCCAATACGGCGAGGCAATGGCGGACGCTCTCGCGACAGCCACCGGCGCAAAAGGTACATATGCTCTCATGGTGGGCTACACGACATCAATAACTCACATGGAGTATGCGAAATTTGAGGCTGACTACATCAAGAAGAAATACCCCGAATTGAAGCTCCTCAATGACGAAGTGCCGACATGCGAGTCTCAGGAGTCAACAACAACAGCATACGAGCAGGCAAAGCAGATACTCAAGAGCAATCCTAATCTCGCTGGATTCATCTGCCACTGCTCAACAGACGGAGGCGGAATCGCTCAGGCCGCTGAAGAAATGGGACTCAAAGGAAAGGTGAAGATTGTTGCCGCCGGTGTGCCGTCATCATATGCGCGTGAGCTGAAAGACGGAGCAATCTACAGCGTTACAACGTGGGATCCTGCGCTTTCGGGATATGTCGCCTGCCTCACAGCGTACAACATTCTTACGGGCGTTCCTGTCGGCCAGGGGTCAGACCTGTCAGCAAAAGGAGCAGCACCGGGATATGAGTCAGTCAACCTCATTGTCGGCGATAATAACTGCTTAATCGGTAACGCTCCCTGCATAGGCACAGCGGAGAATGTAGACAGCTTATTCTAGGGAAAATTCGAGACAGTGAAAATCTGAATGAATGTCCGTCCGTGCAAGCTATGAATTGTCCGGGCGGCATTTCTTTTTGTGAAAGGAGGAAAATTTTGTGCCTGACTATATTTTGAACTGCAGGGGAATCTGCAAATCTTTCGGCGGAGTCCATGCCCTGAGAAATGTTGATTTGCGGGTACAGCGCGGTGAAGTACATTGCCTCGCGGGTGAGAACGGCTGCGGGAAATCGACAATCATCAAAGCTATCTCAGGATTCCAGCCGCAGGACTCCGGCACAATTGAGTTCAACGGCAAGACGTACAAATCATTATCGCCCGTTCTTTCTATCGATTTAGGGATTCAGGTCATCTATCAGGATTTATCGGTCTTCCCAAATTTAACGGTGCAGGAAAATTTAGCCATTAACACCGTGCTTTCACACAAGACAAAAATCTACAATCACCGTCAGCAAAGAGAAATCGCAAAAAAGGTGATGGAGACTCTGAATCTGAATTTAGACCTCGATGTGAGAGTCGAGCAATTGCCGGTAGCGTCGAAACAGTTAATCGCAATCGCAAGAGCGTTATACGCAAAGGCCAATTTCCTGATACTTGACGAGCCTACTACAGCATTAACACGCAAGGAAGTAGATCGACTCTTTGAGCTTATACGAGGACTCAAGGAAAAAGGGATGACCGTGCTTTTTGTCTCGCACAAACTTGATGAGATGTACGAGATTTCCGACAGCATAACGATAATGCGCTCAGGGGAAGCCGTCTACACAGGTGAAATGAAGAGTCTTAGCGAGGACGATTTCACGCGCTACATGACCGGCCATGACATAGCTTTTGACACGAACAAGCACCCGGAAGGACGAATCCGCAAAGACGTTCCGCCCGCGCTTGAAGTGAAAGATTTGTCGGGGCCGGGATTCCGTCATGTGTCATTCTCGGTTCAGCCCGGCGAAATTCTCGGAATCACAGGTCAGTTAGGCTCAGGAAGAAGCGAGCTGTGCAATACACTTTTCGGAATCACAAAGTCAGAAGGCGGCAAAATTTCACGGGACGGAAAAGAGACCAGCATTCACTCCGTTAATGACGCGATACAGAACGGTATAGCCCTCGTTCCTGAAGACAGACTCACAGAAGGATTATTTTTGCCCGTCTCAATCATGGAGAATATCACGCTCGTAAACTACAAGGATTTCACACACAGCGGAATCCTCAGCCAGTCAGCGCAGGAGAAAAACTCTTCCGAATGGGTCAAAGAGATTCACGTGAAGACGGACGATCATTTATTGCCCGTTCAGACGCTATCAGGCGGGAATCAGCAAAAAGTAGTCCTCGCTAAATGGCTGTCGACAAAGCCGAAAGTATTAATCCTCAACGGCCCGACAGTAGGAGTCGACATTGGCGCGAAATACGACATATACCAGCATTTGAGGGATCTTGCCTCGTCAGGAATGGCCGTGATTGTCGCGTCTGATGACTTGGCCGAGGTTGTGAGGCTCTGCGACCGCTCAATAGTCATGCGCGGGGGCGTTATGTCGGGCGAGATTCCCGGCCATGAGCTTACAGCAGAAAATCTCACGAAAGCCATAATGTAGAAAGGAGGTCTTAACGTGAAAAAATTACTGGGAAAAAATGAGTTTTACGTTGCGTTAATCATCGTGATTCTTGCGGCGTTCATTCAGGCGAAATCGGGATTATTTTTCGCCGTCAACAACATTGTAGACCTCTTCAGGGCTATAACAGTCAACGCAATTTACGCCCTCTGCGCGATGTTCGCATTCGTCAGCACCGGGGCTGATGTCTCGTTCCCAATGATAGCCGGAATGAGTACGTATATTGTCTTCAAGCTCGGTGTTGAGACTGGACTCCCGGCTTTTGTCCTCGTGATTATCGCGCTTCTTATCGGGGCGATTTGCGGGTGCGTCAATGGATTCTTTATCGTCAAGTTTCATTTCAACTCGCTGATTGTTACCCTGTCAACGTCATCAATCTGCTACGGAATCGCTTTCGGTGCGCTGAAGGGAGTCCGCATTAATGTCCCTGACCCGTTTATGCCGTTTGCGAATTGGAACATACTGAAGGTTACGAGCGCACAGACAGGACTCGGCGCGTCTCTTCACGGGGCGTTTGTCGTGATGTTATTGATGTACCTTTGCGCGTATATCGTCCTGAATCACACGATGATAGGCCGTGCGATTTACGCGATCGGGGGCGATGAGGTTTCAGCACGGCGGGCTGGGTTCAAGGTTGACGCGATTCGCTTCTCCGTGTTCGTGGCGAATGGTATTGCGTCTGCTATCGGCGGACTCTGTTACGCCTGCATGTGCCGGAACTGCTCCCCGATGGAATATTACGGCGGAGAAATGATAGTAATCGCGGCAATAGTTTTAGGCGGAGTCAGACTCACGGGCGGACATGGATCGCTGTTAGGGTGCTTCTTGGGAACGTTCCTTCTTGGGATGGTCTCGAACTCGCTGACGATGATAGGAGTCTCGGTGTACTATCAGAATGTATTTCTCGGAATAATAATCATTCTCGGAGCGTCAATAGCGGCGATACAGGCGGCAAGGTCAATGAAAACTGTATCAGCGTCAGAAATGGAGGGGACTAACTCATGAGAAGGAACAGTGATTTTATCCGTATGCTGATGATTCTGGCGGTGCTTCTGATTTTCGCCGGAATTACTCGCGGTTCTGCGTTCATGAGCGTGTTAAACTTTCAGACGATAGGCAAGCAGCTCACAGAATACGGCCTTATGGCAATGGGACTCTCCCTCGCAATGATAACAGGAGGTATTGACCTCTCAACTGTATACATCGCTAACTTGTGCGGGGCTTCAGCGGCTCTCATAATGAAGTCAATAGCTCCTCACGGCGAAATTTACGGGATATTGATTGCGTGTGTCATTGCTCTTGTGATTGGACTCATTTGCGGGGGGCTGAATGGCTTTCTCGTGTCAGTCGTAAAAGTTCCTCCGATGCTGGCGACTCTGGGAACGTATGAGCTTTTCTACGGGATAACTATAGTATTGTCGAACGGGAAATCTATCACATCAATTTCAGCCTTCAAGAAATTTGCGTCAACGATGGTATTCGGGGTAGTGCCTCTTCCGTTTGTGATATTCGTAGTCGCGGCGGTGATTCTGTCTGTGATTATCGGGATGACACCTTTCGGGCGTAGGCTTCACCTTGTGGGCGTGAACTCAAAGGCGGCGGCATTCTCAGGAATCAACAATGTTAGAGTCGTTACGGCGGCTTATATGATTTCGGGACTGTTGGCGGCGATTGCGGGATTAATCAGCCTGTCGCGTGTTGCGTCAGTGAAGGCCGATTTTGGGAGCAGCTATGTAATGATGACGATATTAATTGCTGTTCTCGGAGGGTGCGACCCTGACGGCGGAAGCGGAGAGATTCCCGGCGTTGCTGTGGCGGTAATAGTGCTTCAGGTGATTTCGGCGTACCTCAACACAATATCATGGATAAATAATTACTATCGGCAGGCACTTTACGGGCTGTTGCTGTTAGGGTTCATGACGTACAAATATTTCCGTGTAAAGC
This genomic interval carries:
- a CDS encoding sugar ABC transporter ATP-binding protein, yielding MPDYILNCRGICKSFGGVHALRNVDLRVQRGEVHCLAGENGCGKSTIIKAISGFQPQDSGTIEFNGKTYKSLSPVLSIDLGIQVIYQDLSVFPNLTVQENLAINTVLSHKTKIYNHRQQREIAKKVMETLNLNLDLDVRVEQLPVASKQLIAIARALYAKANFLILDEPTTALTRKEVDRLFELIRGLKEKGMTVLFVSHKLDEMYEISDSITIMRSGEAVYTGEMKSLSEDDFTRYMTGHDIAFDTNKHPEGRIRKDVPPALEVKDLSGPGFRHVSFSVQPGEILGITGQLGSGRSELCNTLFGITKSEGGKISRDGKETSIHSVNDAIQNGIALVPEDRLTEGLFLPVSIMENITLVNYKDFTHSGILSQSAQEKNSSEWVKEIHVKTDDHLLPVQTLSGGNQQKVVLAKWLSTKPKVLILNGPTVGVDIGAKYDIYQHLRDLASSGMAVIVASDDLAEVVRLCDRSIVMRGGVMSGEIPGHELTAENLTKAIM
- a CDS encoding substrate-binding domain-containing protein, encoding MKKVLSALLVVAVLCSVSFAAELPKGYQVKNGYNPADFVSKKNPSEFRMAVIVKGVADWFSRLEVGVTKFAKDFGVDAKVQFPATTDAASQLEIIDSLLTQNYDAIIVVPNDSSALEESLGNALAHKIVVIGHEASNLVNCLYDTEAFNTSQYGEAMADALATATGAKGTYALMVGYTTSITHMEYAKFEADYIKKKYPELKLLNDEVPTCESQESTTTAYEQAKQILKSNPNLAGFICHCSTDGGGIAQAAEEMGLKGKVKIVAAGVPSSYARELKDGAIYSVTTWDPALSGYVACLTAYNILTGVPVGQGSDLSAKGAAPGYESVNLIVGDNNCLIGNAPCIGTAENVDSLF
- a CDS encoding ABC transporter permease, whose amino-acid sequence is MRRNSDFIRMLMILAVLLIFAGITRGSAFMSVLNFQTIGKQLTEYGLMAMGLSLAMITGGIDLSTVYIANLCGASAALIMKSIAPHGEIYGILIACVIALVIGLICGGLNGFLVSVVKVPPMLATLGTYELFYGITIVLSNGKSITSISAFKKFASTMVFGVVPLPFVIFVVAAVILSVIIGMTPFGRRLHLVGVNSKAAAFSGINNVRVVTAAYMISGLLAAIAGLISLSRVASVKADFGSSYVMMTILIAVLGGCDPDGGSGEIPGVAVAVIVLQVISAYLNTISWINNYYRQALYGLLLLGFMTYKYFRVKRRR
- a CDS encoding ABC transporter permease, which encodes MKKLLGKNEFYVALIIVILAAFIQAKSGLFFAVNNIVDLFRAITVNAIYALCAMFAFVSTGADVSFPMIAGMSTYIVFKLGVETGLPAFVLVIIALLIGAICGCVNGFFIVKFHFNSLIVTLSTSSICYGIAFGALKGVRINVPDPFMPFANWNILKVTSAQTGLGASLHGAFVVMLLMYLCAYIVLNHTMIGRAIYAIGGDEVSARRAGFKVDAIRFSVFVANGIASAIGGLCYACMCRNCSPMEYYGGEMIVIAAIVLGGVRLTGGHGSLLGCFLGTFLLGMVSNSLTMIGVSVYYQNVFLGIIIILGASIAAIQAARSMKTVSASEMEGTNS
- a CDS encoding ATP-binding cassette domain-containing protein — translated: MEPLIRMIGITKTFPGVKALDGISFDIMPGEVHVLVGENGAGKSTLMKILSGVYQPTSGKIICNGHEYTQLSTKTSVEEGIAIVYQELSVINELSILENLFVGKLPEKKFLGIPVVDFKAMEDRAKSVLEQVGIRHDPATLVGDLAVPEKQLCEIAKALVSGARVIVLDEPTTSLTTSEVDRLHGLIRELKAKGCGIVYISHKMKELKAIGDRITVLKDGTYVGTYPADSLSLDDIIKLMVGREIKGTYFADKTADELVKNPVIFEARNITRSDGTCRNVSFQLHEGEILGFAGLVGAGRTETMEAVFGAVPKSAGQVFLRGKELDIHEPYAAIKQGIGMLTEDRRKLGFAKNFTCRENISIEPYIKESTAGGLGGLLNESKENKWASEQITALNVKCTGPEQMTVDLSGGNQQKVILGKWLAADSEILIFDEPTKGIDIGSKSEIYILMRRLAEHGRGVLMISSEQTELLSVCDRIAVFHGGELKAILDGRTATEEEIVRISTSE
- a CDS encoding sugar phosphate isomerase/epimerase, coding for MKYGIYAPYWTHEWTSDYEYYIPKVKRLGFDILEISCAAFMEKYTTEAKMLDLRKCAEDNGVILTSGYGPTQQQNICSTDPEIVKRAMAFFRELLPKLKVMNIHILGGGLYSYWPLDMSLPMDKERDLEVSIRNMKELAKVAEDCEVTLGMEVLNRFEGYMINTCEECKKYIDAVGSPRVKIMLDTFHMNIEEDNMAAAVRSAGKDLCHLHLGEQNRRVPGKGTIDWAALGQALRDINYQGAAVMEPFVLSGGTIGKEIRVWRDLVPNATEEMLDRDAEGAVRFVRHVFGL